The stretch of DNA CGTTCCCTTGGGGCCATGAATCTTATGCGCACTGATGGAGAGGGCATCGACCATGGATCCGAGGGGATCGAGGGGTACTTTTCCAAATGACTGAACCGCATCGACATGAAAAATTGCCCGGGGGTTTATCTTCTTGATCGCATGCCCTATCGCGGCAATATCCTGCACCGTCCCGATTTCATTGTTGACATGAATGATATTTACCAGTGTGGTCTGCGGGGTGATCATCTCTTCCAGGCGTTGCAGAACAACCTGCCCTTTTTCATCAACTCCGGCAAAAGAAACAACAAACCCCTCTTTTTCAAGCTGCAAACATGCGTACAGGGAAGAAGGATGCTCGATGGGGGTGGTGATGATATGCTTGCCCCGGCGATGATGGCGGCGGGCGATCCCCTTGATGGCCATGTTATTGGATTCTGTCCCCCCGGAAGTAAAGACAACCTCCGCGGGTTCAACGCCGAGCGCCCCGGCCACCTCTGAACGGGCAAGGTTGATCAATCTTTCGGTTTCCAGTCCCTTGCCGTGGATGGAAGATGCGTTTCCATAGTAACGGGACTGTACGAAGCCCATGTACTCGATCACTTCTTCATAAAGAGGAGTCGTGGCACAATTGTCCAGATAAACTTCCATCGCCGATGATCACCTTTCCCGGAACAAACAAAATCCCGGCATCCCGGGTTTTGTTTTTGATCGATTCTCATTGAAAAACTAGACAGACACTACTTCGGTAACCCCGGGAACCTCCTTCTTGACTACCCGTTCGATACCATTTTTCAGGGTAATGGTTGCCATCGGGCAACCGTGGCATGCGCCGGTGAGCTTGACCCTGACGACACCGCTATCCTCGTCCACATCTACGAGCTCAACATTGCCGCCGTCTGCCTGCAGGGCCGGGCGGATCAGATCAATTGCTTTTTCAACCTTTTCTTTCATTTAAAAACCCTCCATTTTATAATTGTTGTTACATTATACCATAACGCATTCATAATTGACCGAATTAAACAGCACGACAACACCAACCATATTGTATCCAATTTTTCGGTGTATCTACCGCGGGAACAATAAACCGGTCAATCTTTCCCCGGAAGGTTAAATATGGTAATATGTGAATGTCGAAAAATTTTATCCGGGGATCTGCCCGAGCTACCCTTGCAGAAGAATAAAAAAACAGCAATGGGGATATTTCATATGTCAAGAAAGGATTTTCACCCATGAGCGAAAATATCAAGGT from Bacillota bacterium encodes:
- a CDS encoding cysteine desulfurase produces the protein MEVYLDNCATTPLYEEVIEYMGFVQSRYYGNASSIHGKGLETERLINLARSEVAGALGVEPAEVVFTSGGTESNNMAIKGIARRHHRRGKHIITTPIEHPSSLYACLQLEKEGFVVSFAGVDEKGQVVLQRLEEMITPQTTLVNIIHVNNEIGTVQDIAAIGHAIKKINPRAIFHVDAVQSFGKVPLDPLGSMVDALSISAHKIHGPKGTGALWLKKGIDIQPLLQGGDQERGLRPGTENQAGIAGFGKAVSIYFARRDEHIKKMKELKVAFAEKLNGALPVRINGPSLHEGAPHVLNLCFGKVRGEVLTHALEEDGIHASPGSACHSRRPEPSHVLEAIGLDEQEIRSSLRFSFSPLNTAAGIEYAARKIVEKVRNLQEIMM
- a CDS encoding NifU family protein, producing the protein MKEKVEKAIDLIRPALQADGGNVELVDVDEDSGVVRVKLTGACHGCPMATITLKNGIERVVKKEVPGVTEVVSV